In Nodosilinea sp. FACHB-141, a genomic segment contains:
- a CDS encoding isoaspartyl peptidase/L-asparaginase family protein: MNSTKPVIIVHGGAKTISPDKAAANHAGCVAAVEAGWKVLRARGSAAAAVEAAICVLESDPTFNAGFGSTLNSDGEVEVDAAIMEGANLGWGAVAAIQGVRHPISAARTIMEEKPRLLVARSGERFALEHGLEMCPKNELINEEQYQEWKEEAEVLDRPNTVGCVALDSNGNLVAGTSTGGVSGQPQGRVGDSALVGSGLYADNTMGACSTTGDGESIVPVVLAKTAVDALGAGTHPDEAAQQAIKMLVSRVEGEAGCILLDREGRIGWAYNSQDMAVAYMSEDLQQPLSFTYKE, translated from the coding sequence ATGAATTCCACAAAGCCGGTCATCATTGTTCATGGTGGCGCAAAAACTATTTCGCCAGACAAAGCAGCAGCAAACCATGCCGGATGTGTAGCAGCCGTTGAAGCAGGCTGGAAAGTGCTTCGCGCTCGGGGAAGTGCAGCCGCAGCCGTAGAAGCCGCGATTTGTGTGCTAGAGTCTGACCCGACATTTAATGCCGGTTTCGGTTCTACCCTGAATAGCGACGGTGAGGTGGAAGTCGATGCGGCAATCATGGAAGGAGCAAATCTGGGGTGGGGTGCGGTTGCAGCGATTCAGGGGGTTCGCCATCCCATTTCTGCTGCCCGCACCATTATGGAGGAAAAACCTCGGTTGCTGGTGGCTCGCAGCGGCGAACGATTTGCGCTAGAACACGGACTGGAAATGTGCCCCAAGAATGAGTTGATCAACGAAGAACAGTACCAGGAGTGGAAGGAGGAAGCTGAGGTTCTGGATCGTCCTAATACCGTGGGTTGTGTGGCACTGGACAGCAACGGCAATCTGGTAGCTGGCACCTCTACGGGCGGTGTATCTGGACAACCGCAAGGGCGAGTGGGGGATAGTGCTTTAGTCGGGTCCGGACTGTATGCCGATAATACGATGGGCGCTTGCTCAACTACCGGCGATGGTGAGTCGATCGTTCCTGTCGTGCTAGCAAAAACAGCGGTCGATGCCTTAGGGGCGGGAACTCATCCCGATGAAGCCGCTCAGCAGGCAATCAAGATGTTAGTCAGCCGGGTGGAAGGAGAAGCGGGCTGCATTTTGCTCGATCGGGAGGGGCGCATTGGCTGGGCCTATAATTCCCAGGATATGGCGGTTGCTTATATGAGCGAAGACCTTCAGCAGCCTCTTTCTTTTACCTACAAAGAATAA
- a CDS encoding AAA family ATPase: MKICSAISLSGGQGKTTTVFFTALLLAQQGKKVLAVDADPQANLTFYLGHEVQPDEPSLFEVLTKQVEVEDGVYGTQYENLFVMPADRGLFKVSDFLSSSGAGAFILKQRLRKIHDMFDVVLIDVQPSRSQICLSAVGASDHVLIPVEANVKGVNSLVDTLDFLNEQAELEAFTGSVLGIIPFRDRWVGNTQTLEGRQNIAAMKEFAGEAPILASIRESEKFKNAIRQGKLLSELDQPDLQYPFEQIVEALTHE, encoded by the coding sequence GTGAAAATCTGCTCAGCGATTTCTCTGTCGGGGGGACAGGGGAAGACGACGACGGTGTTTTTTACCGCCCTGCTGCTAGCTCAGCAGGGCAAAAAGGTGCTGGCGGTAGATGCTGACCCCCAAGCAAATCTGACCTTTTATTTGGGTCATGAGGTGCAGCCTGATGAGCCCAGTCTGTTTGAAGTACTGACCAAGCAGGTCGAGGTTGAGGATGGGGTCTACGGCACCCAGTACGAGAACTTGTTTGTGATGCCCGCCGATCGCGGCTTGTTCAAAGTGAGCGACTTTCTCAGCAGCAGTGGGGCGGGGGCCTTCATCTTGAAGCAGCGGCTGCGCAAGATTCACGACATGTTCGATGTGGTGCTGATCGATGTGCAGCCGTCGCGATCGCAGATCTGCCTCTCTGCCGTTGGGGCCTCTGACCATGTGCTGATTCCGGTAGAAGCCAATGTTAAAGGGGTTAACTCCTTGGTCGATACACTGGATTTTTTGAATGAACAAGCTGAGCTAGAGGCGTTCACCGGGTCGGTGTTGGGGATAATTCCTTTTCGCGATCGCTGGGTGGGCAATACCCAAACTCTAGAGGGCCGGCAAAACATCGCTGCTATGAAAGAGTTCGCCGGTGAGGCCCCCATTCTGGCCTCTATCCGCGAGTCGGAGAAGTTTAAGAACGCCATTCGGCAGGGCAAGTTGCTCAGCGAACTAGACCAGCCCGACCTGCAATACCCCTTTGAGCAAATTGTAGAGGCCCTTACCCATGAGTGA
- a CDS encoding HAD hydrolase-like protein — protein sequence MALLLVDLDGTIRKPLSEEQYSQHPKDQAIIAGADRALQSYPENWIIVGITNQGGVAAGHKSMQTCVEEQQYTLELFPQVKEIYFCPDFAGKKCFRVTAHNAHNHSKTHWSGQFRKPGAGMLLLAIARHQQSAQNTCYVGDRPEDETAAQRAKVQFQWAEDWIKQRQSISERF from the coding sequence ATGGCTCTCTTACTGGTAGACCTCGACGGCACAATCCGAAAGCCCCTGAGTGAGGAGCAGTATTCTCAGCATCCCAAAGATCAGGCCATCATTGCTGGAGCTGATCGCGCATTGCAGTCCTACCCCGAAAATTGGATTATTGTTGGCATTACGAACCAGGGCGGGGTTGCGGCAGGACATAAGTCGATGCAAACCTGCGTCGAAGAACAGCAATACACCCTGGAGCTATTTCCCCAGGTCAAAGAAATTTACTTTTGCCCCGACTTTGCCGGCAAAAAGTGTTTTCGAGTGACGGCTCACAATGCCCATAACCATAGTAAAACTCATTGGTCAGGGCAGTTCCGAAAACCGGGGGCCGGCATGCTGCTGCTGGCGATCGCCCGGCATCAGCAGAGCGCTCAAAATACCTGTTACGTGGGTGATCGCCCCGAAGACGAGACAGCGGCCCAACGCGCTAAAGTACAGTTTCAATGGGCAGAAGATTGGATTAAGCAGCGCCAATCCATTAGCGAGCGTTTTTAA
- a CDS encoding tyrosine-type recombinase/integrase, with translation MSTNGQAKVLTHDEIARLFAAMDSPRDRALFGLMLYCGLRVSEAIALRLSDIKGDVLVLPAKATKGKLATRQIDIHPRLAALLATYDNGGAEYLFPGRHGRGRLARSSADWLLDQALAYVGLEGLGISTHSFRRTALTNLSNAGVPLRVIQEISGHRSLASLQRYLEVSPEQKKKAIAALGY, from the coding sequence ATGAGCACCAACGGCCAAGCGAAAGTACTAACCCATGATGAAATTGCCCGGCTGTTTGCGGCGATGGACTCCCCCCGCGATCGAGCCCTGTTCGGTCTCATGCTCTATTGCGGGCTGCGGGTGAGTGAGGCGATCGCCCTGCGGCTTAGCGATATTAAAGGCGATGTGCTGGTGCTACCGGCCAAGGCGACGAAGGGCAAGCTGGCTACCCGGCAGATCGACATTCACCCCAGGCTAGCGGCACTGCTAGCGACCTACGACAACGGCGGGGCTGAGTACCTGTTTCCCGGTCGGCATGGCCGAGGGCGGTTGGCGCGATCGTCGGCGGATTGGCTGCTCGACCAGGCGCTGGCCTATGTCGGGCTGGAGGGGCTAGGGATTAGCACCCACAGCTTCAGGCGCACGGCATTAACTAACTTGAGTAATGCCGGGGTGCCGCTGCGGGTGATTCAGGAGATTAGCGGCCACCGCTCCTTGGCTAGTTTGCAGCGGTACCTGGAGGTGAGCCCAGAGCAGAAGAAGAAGGCGATCGCGGCGTTGGGGTATTGA
- a CDS encoding Uma2 family endonuclease, which yields MTVATTRMGLEEFFAYTSNLDTLYELEDGEVIEMPPESDLNQRITSFLFAYFLQQGVSPDRLRTKTEIAVMGERTTVRVPDLMVLSEELAMALEGANRATVTLDMPPPRLVVEVVSPGKKNIDRDYRYKRSQYEARGIAEYWIVDPIAQRITVLTRFEGLYEAVLVERNAAITSALLIELASENRLTAAQILKARY from the coding sequence ATGACCGTTGCAACTACCCGCATGGGTCTGGAGGAGTTCTTTGCCTATACCAGCAACCTCGACACCCTCTATGAGTTAGAAGACGGGGAAGTGATTGAAATGCCGCCAGAGAGCGACCTGAACCAGCGCATTACCTCGTTTTTGTTTGCCTACTTTTTGCAGCAAGGTGTATCCCCCGATCGCCTGAGAACTAAAACAGAGATAGCTGTCATGGGGGAACGCACCACCGTGCGCGTGCCCGATTTGATGGTGTTGTCAGAGGAACTCGCTATGGCTCTTGAGGGGGCGAATCGGGCAACGGTAACGTTGGATATGCCGCCACCTCGGCTAGTGGTGGAGGTGGTGTCGCCAGGGAAGAAAAACATCGATCGCGACTACCGCTATAAGCGATCGCAGTATGAAGCCCGAGGCATTGCCGAATATTGGATTGTTGACCCCATCGCCCAACGGATCACTGTGCTGACCCGGTTCGAGGGGTTATACGAGGCGGTACTGGTTGAGAGGAATGCTGCAATTACCTCGGCTCTGTTAATAGAGTTGGCATCTGAGAACAGGCTGACGGCAGCTCAGATTCTCAAGGCTAGGTACTGA
- the psaB gene encoding photosystem I core protein PsaB produces MATKFPKFSQDLAQDPTTRRLWYGIATAHDFESHDGMTEETLHQKIFASHFGHVAIIFLWTSGNLFHVAWQGNFEQWIKDPLHIHPIAHAIWDPHFGQAAVDAFTREGAVNPVNVAYSGVYHWWYTIGMRTNNDLYMGAVFLLLLAALFLFAGWLHLQPRFRPSLSWFKNAESRLNHHIAGLFGVSSLAWAGHLIHVAIPESRGQHVGWNNFLTTPPHPAGLKAFFSGDWAAYAQNPDTADHMFGTAQGSGTAILTFLGGFHPQTDSLWLTDMAHHHLAIAVIFIIAGHMYRTNFGIGHSIKEILYAHKPPNGALGEGHRGLYDTINNSLHFQLSLALAALGTVTSLVAQHQYSMPPYAFMAKDYTTQAALYTHHQYIAGFLMVGAFAHAAIFWVRDYDPEANRNNVLARLIEHKEAIISHLSWVSLFLGFHTLGLYVHNDVVVAFGTPEKQILVEPVFAQWIQASHGKLLYGMNTLLSNPDSVTQTANALYLPGWLDAINNTKNSLFLTIGPGDFLVHHAIALGLHTTTLICVKGALDARGTKLMPDKKDFGFSFPCDGPGRGGTCQTSGWQQSFFLAMFWMLNTLGWVTFYWHWKHLALWSGNIAQFNENSTYLMGWFRDYLWLNSAQVINGYNPYGMNDIAVWSWMFLFGHLVWATGFMFLISWRGYWQELIETLVWAHERTPLANLVRWKDKPVAMSIVQGWLVGVAHFTVGYVLTYAAFLIASTASRFG; encoded by the coding sequence ATGGCCACTAAATTTCCAAAATTTAGCCAGGACCTGGCCCAAGATCCGACTACGCGTCGGCTTTGGTACGGGATTGCGACGGCCCACGACTTTGAAAGCCACGATGGCATGACCGAGGAGACGCTGCATCAAAAGATCTTCGCCTCCCACTTCGGCCATGTGGCGATCATTTTTCTGTGGACTTCGGGCAACTTGTTCCACGTTGCCTGGCAAGGTAATTTTGAACAGTGGATTAAAGATCCACTCCACATTCATCCGATCGCCCATGCGATCTGGGATCCCCATTTTGGTCAAGCGGCGGTGGATGCGTTCACCCGCGAAGGGGCTGTCAACCCGGTTAACGTGGCATATTCAGGGGTGTATCATTGGTGGTACACCATCGGCATGCGCACGAATAACGACCTCTACATGGGGGCGGTATTTTTGCTGCTGCTAGCCGCTCTATTTTTGTTTGCCGGCTGGCTACACCTACAGCCCAGGTTTCGCCCTAGCTTGTCCTGGTTTAAGAATGCAGAATCGCGCTTAAACCACCATATAGCTGGGCTGTTTGGGGTGAGTTCTCTGGCTTGGGCCGGGCACCTGATTCATGTGGCCATTCCTGAATCGCGCGGGCAGCACGTGGGATGGAACAATTTTCTCACCACGCCCCCTCACCCTGCCGGGTTGAAAGCCTTTTTTAGCGGCGATTGGGCTGCCTATGCCCAAAACCCTGACACGGCAGACCATATGTTTGGCACCGCCCAGGGTTCGGGGACGGCGATCTTGACCTTCCTAGGTGGTTTTCATCCCCAAACCGACTCGCTGTGGCTGACGGATATGGCCCATCACCACTTGGCGATCGCGGTCATCTTCATCATTGCGGGGCACATGTACCGCACCAACTTTGGCATTGGCCACAGCATTAAGGAGATTCTCTATGCCCACAAGCCCCCCAATGGGGCGCTTGGTGAAGGGCACCGAGGTCTCTATGACACCATCAACAATTCTCTACACTTTCAGCTTTCTTTGGCTTTGGCAGCGTTAGGCACCGTAACCTCGTTGGTGGCCCAGCACCAGTACTCGATGCCGCCCTACGCCTTTATGGCCAAAGACTACACCACCCAGGCGGCACTCTATACCCATCACCAGTACATTGCTGGCTTTTTGATGGTAGGAGCCTTTGCCCACGCGGCCATTTTCTGGGTGCGCGACTACGATCCTGAGGCCAACCGTAACAACGTGCTGGCCCGGTTAATCGAGCATAAGGAAGCAATTATTTCGCACTTGAGCTGGGTATCGCTGTTTTTAGGGTTCCACACCCTAGGTCTGTACGTGCACAACGACGTGGTGGTGGCCTTTGGCACCCCCGAAAAGCAAATTTTAGTTGAGCCAGTCTTTGCTCAGTGGATTCAGGCTTCTCACGGCAAGCTGCTGTACGGCATGAACACGCTGTTGTCTAACCCTGACAGCGTGACTCAAACCGCCAATGCCCTTTATCTGCCGGGCTGGCTTGACGCTATCAACAACACCAAAAACTCGCTGTTTTTGACCATTGGTCCCGGAGACTTTTTGGTGCACCATGCGATCGCCCTAGGGTTGCACACCACCACCTTAATTTGCGTCAAGGGTGCCCTCGATGCCCGGGGTACCAAGCTCATGCCCGACAAAAAAGACTTTGGCTTTAGCTTCCCCTGTGATGGGCCAGGTCGGGGCGGTACTTGCCAAACTTCGGGTTGGCAGCAATCCTTCTTCCTGGCGATGTTCTGGATGCTCAACACCCTGGGCTGGGTCACCTTCTACTGGCACTGGAAACATCTGGCCCTGTGGTCGGGCAACATAGCGCAGTTCAACGAAAACTCAACCTATTTGATGGGCTGGTTTCGAGATTATCTGTGGCTTAACTCAGCGCAGGTGATTAACGGCTACAACCCCTACGGCATGAACGATATAGCCGTTTGGTCTTGGATGTTTCTATTCGGTCACCTGGTGTGGGCCACCGGGTTTATGTTCTTGATCTCGTGGCGGGGCTACTGGCAAGAGCTGATTGAAACCCTGGTTTGGGCTCACGAACGCACCCCCCTAGCAAACCTAGTGCGCTGGAAAGACAAGCCTGTTGCTATGTCGATTGTCCAGGGTTGGTTAGTTGGTGTAGCCCACTTTACTGTCGGTTATGTTCTCACCTACGCTGCCTTTTTGATTGCCAGTACAGCCTCACGATTTGGCTGA
- the nuoB gene encoding NADH-quinone oxidoreductase subunit NuoB, producing the protein MVFNSNPNQLNYLEDHERVAFPSDRPTVTQELAENVILTTVDDLYNWVRLSSLFPLLYGTACCFIEFAALIGSRFDFDRFGLLPRASPRQADLIILAGTLNMKMSAATRRLYDQMPEPKYVIAMGACMITGGMFSADSPTAVRGADKVLPIDVYIPGCPPRPEAIIDAIIKLRKKISQESLQDRGMQQQTNRFYTVSHKMKLIPEVHQGDYVRAEFRQKPPLELAQEQGIPLPELLQQMEPDKTRESW; encoded by the coding sequence ATGGTTTTTAACAGTAACCCGAATCAACTCAATTATTTAGAGGATCATGAGCGGGTGGCCTTCCCCAGCGATCGCCCCACAGTTACCCAAGAGCTCGCCGAAAACGTCATTTTGACCACGGTAGACGACCTGTATAACTGGGTGCGGCTATCGAGCCTCTTTCCCCTCTTATACGGCACCGCCTGCTGCTTTATTGAGTTTGCGGCCCTAATTGGCTCTCGATTTGATTTCGATCGCTTTGGCCTATTGCCCCGTGCTAGCCCCCGACAGGCCGATTTGATTATTTTGGCTGGCACCCTAAACATGAAAATGTCGGCCGCTACTCGACGGCTGTACGACCAGATGCCGGAACCCAAATACGTAATTGCTATGGGGGCCTGCATGATTACCGGCGGCATGTTTAGCGCCGATTCGCCCACAGCAGTGCGAGGAGCCGATAAAGTTCTGCCCATCGACGTCTATATCCCTGGTTGCCCCCCCCGACCCGAGGCCATTATCGACGCCATTATCAAGCTGCGCAAAAAGATTTCCCAAGAGTCTTTGCAGGATCGGGGCATGCAGCAACAGACAAATCGTTTCTACACCGTCAGCCACAAAATGAAGCTTATTCCCGAAGTTCATCAGGGGGACTACGTGCGGGCTGAGTTTCGCCAAAAACCGCCCTTAGAGCTGGCCCAAGAGCAGGGTATACCGCTGCCAGAGCTGCTCCAGCAGATGGAACCCGACAAAACTAGAGAAAGCTGGTAA
- a CDS encoding WGR domain-containing protein, which translates to MTQLSYDPAQWQELFWQRGDRYYWCALRQNLFGEWVLLRKWGGRRTGKCGQCETLCADIEEGNRLMQDVLKRRRYRGYALVN; encoded by the coding sequence ATGACCCAGCTAAGCTATGACCCAGCACAGTGGCAGGAGCTGTTTTGGCAGCGGGGCGATCGCTACTACTGGTGCGCTCTACGCCAGAACCTGTTTGGTGAGTGGGTCTTGCTACGCAAGTGGGGTGGCCGCCGAACGGGTAAGTGTGGGCAGTGCGAAACCTTGTGCGCAGACATAGAAGAAGGCAATCGGCTGATGCAGGATGTTCTTAAACGCAGGCGCTATCGAGGATATGCACTAGTTAACTAG
- a CDS encoding NAD(P)H-quinone oxidoreductase subunit H translates to MTYSKSIETRTEPMTINMGPHHPSTHGVLRMIVTLDGEDVLDCEPVIGYLHRGMEKIAENRTPTMYIPYVSRWDYAEGMFNEAVTVNVFEQLADIEIPKRASYIRMIMLELNRIANHLLWLGPFLADVGAQTPFFYIFREREMIYDLWEAATGYRMVNNNYFRIGGVAADLPYGWTDKCRDFCNYFLPKVDEYERLITNNPIFRRRVEGLGVISREDAINWGLSGPMLRASGVKWDLRKVDHYERYDDFDWEIEWETAGDCMARYFVRIREMRQAANIVLQALDGLPGGSLESLEAKRMAEGPKSGWNAFDYQFIGKKIAPTFKIPQGEHYARVETGKGEMGIFLIGNGNVFPWRWKIRAPDFVNLQILPFLLEGVKVADITVILGSVDIIMGSVDR, encoded by the coding sequence ATGACATACAGCAAAAGCATCGAAACCCGCACCGAACCCATGACCATCAACATGGGGCCGCATCATCCCTCCACTCACGGAGTGCTGCGCATGATCGTCACCCTCGATGGTGAAGACGTGCTGGACTGTGAACCCGTAATTGGCTATCTCCACCGGGGCATGGAGAAAATTGCCGAAAACCGTACCCCCACCATGTACATTCCCTACGTGAGTCGGTGGGACTACGCCGAGGGCATGTTCAATGAAGCAGTGACGGTGAATGTATTCGAGCAACTGGCTGACATCGAAATTCCCAAGCGGGCCAGCTATATCCGCATGATTATGCTGGAGCTCAACCGCATTGCCAACCACCTGCTGTGGCTTGGCCCTTTTCTGGCCGACGTGGGGGCACAAACTCCCTTTTTCTATATCTTTCGAGAGCGAGAGATGATCTACGACCTGTGGGAAGCCGCTACCGGCTACCGCATGGTCAACAACAACTACTTTCGCATTGGCGGCGTGGCCGCCGACCTACCCTACGGCTGGACCGACAAGTGTCGCGATTTCTGCAACTACTTTTTGCCCAAGGTCGATGAGTACGAGCGTCTAATTACCAACAACCCCATTTTTCGGCGGCGCGTCGAGGGGCTCGGGGTAATTTCTCGCGAAGATGCCATTAACTGGGGGCTATCAGGGCCCATGCTGCGGGCCTCTGGAGTAAAGTGGGACCTGCGCAAGGTCGACCACTACGAGCGCTACGACGACTTTGACTGGGAAATCGAGTGGGAAACCGCCGGAGACTGTATGGCCCGCTACTTCGTCCGCATTCGCGAGATGCGGCAGGCGGCCAACATTGTGCTTCAGGCCCTAGACGGTCTCCCCGGCGGCTCCCTAGAAAGCTTAGAAGCCAAGCGGATGGCAGAAGGCCCTAAGTCGGGCTGGAATGCATTTGACTATCAATTCATCGGCAAAAAAATAGCCCCCACCTTTAAAATTCCCCAGGGAGAGCACTATGCCCGAGTCGAAACGGGCAAAGGCGAGATGGGCATTTTTCTGATCGGCAACGGCAATGTGTTTCCATGGCGCTGGAAAATTCGCGCGCCAGACTTTGTCAATTTACAAATTTTGCCGTTTTTGCTTGAGGGGGTCAAAGTCGCTGATATCACCGTGATTTTGGGCAGCGTTGACATCATTATGGGTTCAGTCGATCGCTGA
- a CDS encoding alpha/beta hydrolase, producing MRNLQQCQGGQLLSRPGVPTETGASSGLHPLRLEPEGDGLIYVPKSYQPAKPAPLVLMLHGAGGDAEGALRPLAGLANTYGLLLLAVESRDRTWDVIVSRYGPDIVVIDRALEQTFRRYAVDAEKVAIAGFSDGASYALSVGVTNGDLFTHIIAFSPGFMAPVTQRGEPQIFVSHGTADPVLPINHRCSRRIVPQLQQTGYDTRYREFEGGHTVPADVSREAMTWLTTSV from the coding sequence ATGAGAAATCTACAACAATGCCAAGGCGGACAACTACTTTCTCGCCCCGGCGTGCCTACCGAAACAGGCGCATCTAGCGGCTTACATCCCCTGAGGCTAGAACCTGAGGGGGATGGGCTAATCTATGTGCCAAAAAGCTATCAGCCAGCGAAGCCAGCCCCGCTCGTGTTGATGCTGCACGGTGCGGGCGGTGATGCGGAGGGAGCCTTGAGGCCGCTAGCAGGACTAGCCAATACCTACGGCCTGCTGCTGCTGGCGGTCGAGTCGCGCGATCGCACCTGGGATGTGATCGTTAGCCGCTACGGACCTGACATTGTCGTTATCGACCGGGCGCTAGAGCAGACATTTAGGCGGTATGCGGTGGATGCCGAGAAGGTTGCGATCGCAGGCTTCTCCGATGGCGCATCCTATGCCCTCTCTGTAGGCGTTACTAACGGCGATTTATTCACCCATATCATCGCCTTTTCCCCCGGCTTTATGGCCCCTGTCACTCAGCGGGGAGAACCCCAGATCTTCGTCTCCCATGGCACAGCCGACCCGGTACTACCCATTAACCATAGGTGTAGTCGTCGCATCGTCCCCCAGCTCCAGCAGACAGGCTACGACACCCGCTACCGAGAGTTTGAAGGCGGCCATACCGTTCCGGCAGACGTTTCCCGTGAAGCCATGACCTGGCTTACCACCTCGGTCTAA